The DNA segment CTAGTGTTGAGTTGATGCGTCAACAATGGAAGATGTGACAGCATTAGAAGCAGAAGCACTCCCATACAATTTTTTATATATCTCATAATGATGCCTCTTTCCTTTTTCATGATTGTATTATAACATATCGTTATCCTTCTCTAAAATAGAACCAGTAAAAGAGCTTGTATGCAGTATCATAGTAGAAAATTTTGAGATAATAGACACTATTACATGTAAGTATTTATTATGAAAAGAATTTCTTACAATCTATCCACAAATCTGAAGTTTTATTGTACAATGGTAGAAAAGGGTGATACTATGAGAAAAAATAAAAAGGGATTTACACTCGTCGAGATTATTGTTGTTCTTGTTATTATAGGAATCCTTATGGCGTTGGCTGTTCCGGCTGTCATGAGTTATATAAAAAAAGCCGCAGATACCAAGCTGATATCAGAGGCAAGAACAGTTATGGTTGCATCGAAGGAAAAGGGAATCGAGCTGGTGAAGCAAGGAAAGCTGCATCAGCTGACATCCTCAGGCAGTAAGACAGATATCATAAAAAGGTCGGAAATCGAGGATGGACAGTTAATGGAGATACAGCTTAATTCTGCCAAAAACGGAGCTGGCAGCTTTGTTGTTAAGATACAGGATGCTTATGTACGCTATGATGATGCGAATCAGAGCTATGAGGTGCTGGATTCGTATAATAATCTTTATTCAAAAACAAATATTATTTCAGAATCAATATTTTCTAATAATAAAGCGATAGAAAAAATTATAGAAGTTTTCAACAAAAATACCGATACACTAAATTCAGAAGGGAAAAACTATGGCATTCCTATCAGAGAGGCATTGGCTGACACCTTAAAAGAAGCT comes from the Erysipelotrichaceae bacterium 66202529 genome and includes:
- a CDS encoding prepilin-type N-terminal cleavage/methylation domain-containing protein, with product MVEKGDTMRKNKKGFTLVEIIVVLVIIGILMALAVPAVMSYIKKAADTKLISEARTVMVASKEKGIELVKQGKLHQLTSSGSKTDIIKRSEIEDGQLMEIQLNSAKNGAGSFVVKIQDAYVRYDDANQSYEVLDSYNNLYSKTNIISESIFSNNKAIEKIIEVFNKNTDTLNSEGKNYGIPIREALADTLKEAGITDDDYSFRIDKKVNNKYTITVSDRRIIETDINNNSTVNVVQYSYQYDPVNKKFIKQDGIKTAVSKIVNGNYNGTSSDTYPALDLDSLEDKDWEDIK